From Microlunatus capsulatus, a single genomic window includes:
- a CDS encoding ClpP family protease, whose product MASDAPPAAAFDDHLSARLLHQRIVVLGQEVDDAVANRICAQLLLLAAEDPRRDISLYVNSPGGSVSAGLAIMDTMRLIPNDVSTLAMGLAASMGQFLLSAGTRGKRYALPHARVLMHQGSAGIGGTAVDVEIQARNLEHVRDTVLGLIAEHTGQPLARVEADSRRDRWFTAEEARAYGLLDHVVTTLDDVRPGGRSAIGLGALG is encoded by the coding sequence ATGGCGTCCGACGCGCCCCCGGCGGCCGCGTTCGACGACCACCTGTCCGCCCGCCTGCTGCACCAGCGGATCGTCGTCCTGGGCCAGGAGGTGGACGACGCCGTCGCGAACCGGATCTGCGCCCAGCTGCTGCTGCTCGCCGCCGAGGACCCGCGCCGCGACATCAGCCTGTACGTCAACTCCCCGGGCGGCTCGGTCAGCGCCGGCCTGGCGATCATGGACACGATGCGGCTGATCCCCAACGACGTCAGCACCCTGGCGATGGGGCTGGCCGCCAGCATGGGGCAGTTCCTGCTCTCGGCCGGCACCCGCGGCAAGCGGTACGCGCTGCCGCACGCCCGGGTGCTGATGCACCAGGGGTCCGCCGGGATCGGCGGGACCGCGGTGGACGTCGAGATCCAGGCCCGCAACCTCGAGCACGTCCGCGACACCGTGCTCGGGCTCATCGCCGAGCACACCGGGCAGCCGCTGGCCCGGGTGGAGGCCGACTCGCGCCGCGACCGCTGGTTCACCGCCGAGGAGGCCCGCGCCTACGGGCTGCTCGACCACGTCGTCACCACCCTCGACGACGTCCGCCCCGGCGGGCGCAGCGCCATCGGGCTGGGGGCCCTGGGATGA